The sequence AAAGTGATGGGCATGATCGATCTGAAGTTCCTGCGCGAACAGCCCGAGGTGGTACGAGACTCCCAGCGCACCCGCGGGGAAGACCCGGACCTGGTGGACCAGCTCCTCCGCGCCGACCAACGCCGACGCGACACCATCGTCGCCGCAGACGCCGCCCGGGCCGAGCAGAAGAACTTCAGCAAAAGCATGGGCCGGGCCATGGCCACCGCCACGGATGCCGAAAAGACCGCATTGCGCGAACAGGGACGCGAAAAGGCCGCCGCCGTCAAGCGCTTGGAAGAGGAGCAAACTGCGACCGCGGCCGACGTAGAAGCTCTCCAAATGAAGCTTTCCAACGTGGTGGAAGAAGGAGCACCGGCCGGTGGGGAAGAGGACTACGTTGTCCTCGATCACGTCGGCACCCCCCGCGAATTCGACTTCGAACCCAAGGACCACCTGGAGCTCGGCGAATCCCTGGGCCTCATCGACATGAAGCGCGGCACCAAAGTTTCCGGGGCCCGCTTCTACTTCCTCACCGGCGACGGTGCGTTGCTACAGCTAGCCATGCTGCAGCTCGCCGCCCGCACCGCGGTGCAGCACGGCTTCACGATGATGATCCCGCCCGTGCTGGTCAGGCCCGAGATCATGAAGGGCACCGGATTCCTCGGCGCCCACGCCGATGAGGTTTATCGGTTGGAGGCCGATGACCTCTACCTCGTCGGCACCTCCGAGGTGGCCCTGGCCGGTTACCACGCCGAGGAAATTATCGACCTGTCTGGCGGGCCGCTGCGCTACGCCGGGTGGTCTTCCTGCTTCCGCCGCGAAGCCGGCAGCTACGGGAAGGACACCCGGGGGATCATCCGAGTCCACCAGTTCGACAAGGTGGAGATGTTCGTCTACTGCGCACCCGAGGATGCCCGCGAACAACATCAAAAGCTGCTGGAGATGGAGCGCGAGATGCTCGCCGCCATCGACGTCCCCTACCGCGTCATCGACATCGCCGGCGGGGACCTGGGCTCCAGTGCGGCCCGGAAGTTCGATACGGAGGGGTGGATCCCAACGCAAAACTGCTATCGAGAGCTGACCAGCACCTCCAACTGCACCACGTTTCAGGCACGTCGGTTGAAAACCCGCTACCGGGATGTCGCAGGTAAAACGCATATCGCAGCCACCCTTAACGGCACGCTAGCGACAACCCGGTGGCTCAGCGCCATTCTGGAAAATCACCAACAAGCAGATGGATCCGTAGTGGTGCCCCAGGCGCTCCAACCTTTCATCGGCAAGGACGTCCTCAAACCCCTGACCTAACATGGCGTCCGAACCGCCCGTCCCCGGGAACCTACTTCGGCCACACGTTGACCTCTCCCACAACATGACCACCTCGCGCCAATCGCTGTAAGGCGCGAGTGACATAGAGAAAGAGCCCACCCGCGTGTTTGACAAGCACTTCCACGTTCCTGATTCCTTCGAAGAACCGGCTAAGCACCCCGAATCCCGCGAGCTGTTCTACGGCCGCATCATTATCCCCTCAGCTAAGGCCTGGATGGCCCTCGTGCAGCGCTTGCAGGTGCACGTCTATCACCCCGAACGGATCCCCGTAAACGGCGGCGGTGTAATCGCCGTGAACCACACGGGCTACTGGGACTTCGTGTACGGGGGGATTCCTGCCTTTGCTCAGGGAGGCCGGCTTGTGAGGTTCATGGCAAAGAAAGAAATTTTCGACGTCCGCGGTGTAGGTGCCGTGATGCGGGCAATGAAACATATCCCCGTGGACCGGGCTGCGGGGGCCGAAAGTATGGCGGAGGCCATTCGCAGGGTGCGCAAAGGACAGCTAGTCGGTATCTTCCCGGAAGCCACCATCTCCCGTTCCTTTGAAATCAAGGAAGTTAAACAAGGCGCGGCGAAGATCGCGTACGAGGGCAGTGTTCCGCTGATCCCCCTGGCCATCTGGGGCTCCCAGCGGGTCTGGACCAAGGGACGCAAGCCCGTGTGGCGCCCCCGGGGAGTAAACCTGGTCATGGCCGTGGGGGAGCCGGTAGAGGTTAGCGCCAACTCCGCTGAGACCACCGAACGCCTGCACGCCGCCATGCAGAAAACGCTCAAAGAGGTGCAGGAACGGTTTGTAGGCCTCTACGGAGAAATGCCCAAAGGGGAATTCTGGGTTCCCGCCAGCATGGGGGGCTCCGCTCCGACGCTGGAGGCCGCAACAGTGGAGGACCGCGAAGCCCAGGAAAAGCGAAAGCGAGATCGTGCCGAAGCTGCCCGCCGCGCAGCTGAACTGCAAGTTCAAAGGGACGCTGCCGACCGTGCGGAGCGTGAGAACGCCAAGGGGCCAATAGCTCGGTTGACGCTTCCCCTGCGACAGTGGTTCCGGGCCCGGCGCGCACGATAGCGGACCATGAACTCCGGCAACCCACTGGATCGCCCGGCACCCCTTCTCGTCGTCAGCGATGTGGACGGCACCCTGCTCAACAGCCATGACCGTGTGACCCCGCGCATCCGCGCGGCCGTAGCGAATATGCGCCACGCGGGTACGGTCTTCACCATGGCGACGGGGCGCCCGGCCCGTTGGGTTCTACCCGTGCTAGACCAACTGTCCGTGCGCCCCTTGTGCGTCTGCGCAAACGGGGCGGTGGTCTATGACTCGGCTGCCGATAAGGTTGTCCGCGCGGCAGCCCTGGAACCGTTGGTGCTAGATCGTGTTGTTGAACAGGTCACCCGGGTTGGTAGAAGAATTGGGGGAGTGGGCTTCGCGGTCGAGCGGGTCGGACGCAGCGCATTCGACCGCGCCGATGAACTTTTCGCCGTCGAGCAGAACTACGATCACGCCTGGCTCAGCGAAGAGCACAACGTCCAGCCGCTCGACGAGCTTATCGGTGAGCCAGCGGTGAAACTCCTCGTCCGTGGGGGCGGATTGAGTTCGAGCGAGCTGTTCGACCTCATCAATCCGTGCATCGACCCAGGCATCGCCCATGTCACCTACTCCTGGGATGGAGGGCTGGTGGAAATCGCTGCCCCAGGTGTGAGCAAACGCTCGGCCCTGGAATGGGTTGCCGAACAGATCGGCGTGGATGGGGAAGAGACGGTCGCTTTTGGGGACATGCCGAACGACCTTGAAATGCTTACCTGGGCTGGCCTGGGGGTAGCCATGGGAAACGCGGCGGAAAAGGTCAAACGAGCCGCAGACTTCATCACCGCCGACAACGATAGCGACGGGGTGGCTCAGGTCCTGGAGCAGTGGTTCTAGCCAGTGGAGGGGAGAGAAGGGCCGGGACCAGGGCAGGGGAGCCAGCCGCCTCACGCCGTCACCTCCACCCGGCCGACTCAGCAGGGATCCGTGAAGTCCCCGGCGGTGTTGAGCGTTCGGCCGTTGCCGCCGGAGCTGGCCTTCATCTGACACATCGCTTGGCGGTCCGAGCCGAAGTCGTAGTAGACGGGGTAGATGTCCTCACCATTAATCTGCGCACGCAATGATGGGCACTGCCCAGGGTAGGTGAATTGGGTGCCATGGACCTGGTTGAGCGCCATCCCCAGCTTGGATTGAATAGCGCCCCGGTTGTTTCCCGCAGCGTGCACCGAGCGCATGATGAGAATGTTGCGCCCGTCGCAGGCGGGGCTTGCGATCTCGAAGGGCCGTTGCTCCCCCAACCCGGCGGTGGTGACGTATCGACCGCCCCGGTCCCCACTTGTGCCCGCGCCACCATCACCCGCACCATCACCCGCACCGCCACTGCCCCCGCCACTGTTGTCTTCGGACCCGCGCGCCGATGCCGCGTTCGCCGCCACCGTCTTCTCGCAGATGCCGAGCTTGGCCCGCACCTGTTCGGGTACCCCCATCTGGTCGATGGTCTGCTGCCGGTAGCAGGTGTTTCCCGTCTGCGCGTAGGTCCCGTCGCGGCGCACGGTTTCCCATTGCTGCCCGCTCCAGCGGTAGAGCGAGACCACGTCCGAGCCCATCATCCCCGCGTACATGAAGTTGCCCTCGCAAGCGACGATGGCGTTGGCTTCAGCGTGCTGCCCGTTCGTGTGCAGCGACTCCAAGGTGCATTCCGGTGTGGCCCCGCCTTGAGCTCCCGACCCGCCGTGTGCTCCGGAGGCGGCACCGGCACCGCTATTGCCGTCGCTGCCATTGCCGGCCGATGGAGCTGCCCCCGCCGTTCCAGCTGCCGAGGAGCTGCTGGTCGCCTCCGCCTGGAAGTTCGCGGCGCGTTGGTCCGCCTTTCCGGACTGGTCCCACCAGTACCATCCCCCGCCTGCGGCGATCCCC comes from Corynebacterium heidelbergense and encodes:
- the serS gene encoding serine--tRNA ligase; the encoded protein is MIDLKFLREQPEVVRDSQRTRGEDPDLVDQLLRADQRRRDTIVAADAARAEQKNFSKSMGRAMATATDAEKTALREQGREKAAAVKRLEEEQTATAADVEALQMKLSNVVEEGAPAGGEEDYVVLDHVGTPREFDFEPKDHLELGESLGLIDMKRGTKVSGARFYFLTGDGALLQLAMLQLAARTAVQHGFTMMIPPVLVRPEIMKGTGFLGAHADEVYRLEADDLYLVGTSEVALAGYHAEEIIDLSGGPLRYAGWSSCFRREAGSYGKDTRGIIRVHQFDKVEMFVYCAPEDAREQHQKLLEMEREMLAAIDVPYRVIDIAGGDLGSSAARKFDTEGWIPTQNCYRELTSTSNCTTFQARRLKTRYRDVAGKTHIAATLNGTLATTRWLSAILENHQQADGSVVVPQALQPFIGKDVLKPLT
- a CDS encoding lysophospholipid acyltransferase family protein; translated protein: MFDKHFHVPDSFEEPAKHPESRELFYGRIIIPSAKAWMALVQRLQVHVYHPERIPVNGGGVIAVNHTGYWDFVYGGIPAFAQGGRLVRFMAKKEIFDVRGVGAVMRAMKHIPVDRAAGAESMAEAIRRVRKGQLVGIFPEATISRSFEIKEVKQGAAKIAYEGSVPLIPLAIWGSQRVWTKGRKPVWRPRGVNLVMAVGEPVEVSANSAETTERLHAAMQKTLKEVQERFVGLYGEMPKGEFWVPASMGGSAPTLEAATVEDREAQEKRKRDRAEAARRAAELQVQRDAADRAERENAKGPIARLTLPLRQWFRARRAR
- a CDS encoding HAD family hydrolase — encoded protein: MNSGNPLDRPAPLLVVSDVDGTLLNSHDRVTPRIRAAVANMRHAGTVFTMATGRPARWVLPVLDQLSVRPLCVCANGAVVYDSAADKVVRAAALEPLVLDRVVEQVTRVGRRIGGVGFAVERVGRSAFDRADELFAVEQNYDHAWLSEEHNVQPLDELIGEPAVKLLVRGGGLSSSELFDLINPCIDPGIAHVTYSWDGGLVEIAAPGVSKRSALEWVAEQIGVDGEETVAFGDMPNDLEMLTWAGLGVAMGNAAEKVKRAADFITADNDSDGVAQVLEQWF